A window from Cryobacterium sp. PAMC25264 encodes these proteins:
- a CDS encoding ABC transporter permease, with protein MTTVTPPKAQPALHALHALKSFAGARETSILLALVLVIVAATAVNPNFIFSSDGWRDLLLTPSILILVAIGQAIVIITRSVDLSVGSVLGLSAYLTGRLFIDIPGIPIAVVFLAGIAMGALLGLINGALVAFARVPALVITLGTLYAYRGINVLWAGSDRINASDMPKDFLALGTGAVLGIPLLTIIALVVLVIAAWYMRNTRGGREFYAIGSEPAAAELYGLKVTRRILIAFIVCGSLAGLAGVLYAARYGTINSQAGSGFELDAVGAAVIGGVAIFGGSGTVWGAALGAALLLTINRALPILGVPDFWQRAVVGALIIGAIVLDRILALRQSRKLLEERDVNE; from the coding sequence GTGACCACAGTGACGCCTCCAAAGGCCCAACCTGCCCTGCATGCCCTGCATGCCCTGAAATCCTTCGCCGGAGCCCGGGAGACCAGCATCCTGCTCGCCCTGGTCCTGGTGATCGTGGCCGCGACCGCCGTGAACCCCAACTTCATCTTCAGCTCGGATGGCTGGCGCGACCTGCTCCTGACCCCGTCCATCCTGATCCTGGTGGCGATCGGCCAGGCGATCGTGATCATCACCCGCAGTGTCGACCTGTCGGTCGGGTCGGTGCTCGGATTGAGCGCTTACCTCACCGGCCGGCTGTTCATCGACATTCCGGGCATCCCGATCGCGGTGGTCTTCCTCGCCGGCATCGCGATGGGCGCCCTCCTCGGGCTGATCAACGGAGCCCTTGTCGCATTCGCCCGGGTTCCCGCCCTAGTGATCACCCTGGGCACGCTCTACGCCTATCGCGGCATCAACGTCTTGTGGGCCGGCAGCGACCGGATCAACGCCTCTGACATGCCGAAGGACTTCCTCGCCCTCGGCACGGGCGCCGTCCTGGGGATTCCCCTCCTCACCATCATCGCCCTCGTCGTCTTGGTCATCGCCGCCTGGTACATGCGCAACACCAGGGGCGGTCGCGAGTTCTATGCGATCGGGTCGGAGCCGGCTGCTGCCGAGCTCTACGGACTCAAGGTGACCAGGCGCATCCTGATCGCCTTCATCGTCTGCGGCAGCCTGGCCGGCCTGGCCGGAGTGCTCTACGCAGCCCGGTACGGCACCATCAACTCCCAGGCCGGCAGCGGCTTCGAACTGGATGCCGTCGGCGCGGCGGTGATCGGCGGCGTCGCCATCTTCGGCGGCAGCGGAACGGTCTGGGGAGCCGCCCTGGGCGCCGCCCTGCTGCTCACCATCAACCGGGCCTTGCCGATCCTGGGGGTTCCGGATTTCTGGCAGCGAGCCGTGGTGGGAGCGCTCATCATCGGCGCCATCGTCCTCGACCGGATTCTCGCCCTGCGCCAATCGCGCAAGCTTCTCGAAGAAAGAGACGTCAATGAGTGA
- a CDS encoding sugar ABC transporter ATP-binding protein codes for MTINPGLSGPAALELRSVAKSFGPVVALASADLSVQMNSIHALVGENGAGKSTLVKIIAGLYQRDAGEFLLRGQSVDFTSTAQSKAAGIAVIYQEPTLFPDLSVTENIFMGRQPTNRFGRIDRKRMRAEVEQLFARLSVRMGPDRPAEGLSIADQQIIEISKAISLDARVLIMDEPTAALSGVEVDRLFAVARSLRDEGRAIVFISHRFDEVFALCDTITVMRDGRYISTDRIEDTSVNEIVRRMVGRDITDLFPKQEAAVGETILEVAGLSSAGVFHDITFSVRSGEIVGLAGLVGAGRSEVARAIFGVDTYDSGSVTMAGRRVPRRNPVAAMNLGLALVPEDRRKQGLVIDSSVARNTTMSIQRTLTTAGLLRSSAENAAARIWASRLEVKTNALDTVAGTLSGGNQQKVVLAKWLATNPRVLIIDEPTRGIDVGTKAEVHRLLSELAGRGMAILMISSELPEVLGMADRVLVMCEGRITADIDRADASSETVMYAATHATEHAK; via the coding sequence ATGACGATCAACCCCGGCTTGTCCGGTCCCGCCGCCCTCGAACTCCGAAGCGTGGCCAAGTCCTTCGGCCCGGTCGTCGCCCTCGCCTCGGCCGATCTCAGCGTGCAGATGAACTCGATCCACGCGCTGGTCGGTGAGAACGGCGCGGGCAAGTCCACCCTCGTGAAGATCATTGCGGGGCTCTACCAGCGCGATGCTGGCGAGTTCCTGCTGCGCGGCCAGAGTGTGGACTTCACCTCCACGGCGCAGTCCAAGGCCGCGGGCATCGCGGTGATCTATCAGGAACCCACCCTCTTCCCCGACCTGTCGGTGACCGAGAACATCTTCATGGGCCGCCAGCCCACGAACCGCTTCGGCCGCATCGACCGCAAGCGGATGCGTGCCGAAGTAGAGCAGCTCTTCGCCCGGCTCTCGGTGCGCATGGGCCCGGACCGCCCGGCCGAGGGCCTGTCGATCGCGGACCAGCAGATCATTGAGATCTCCAAGGCCATCTCCCTGGACGCCCGGGTGCTCATCATGGACGAGCCGACCGCGGCGCTCAGCGGGGTGGAGGTGGACCGCCTCTTCGCCGTGGCCAGAAGCCTGCGAGATGAGGGCCGGGCGATCGTGTTCATCTCCCACCGTTTCGACGAGGTGTTCGCCCTCTGCGACACCATCACCGTAATGCGAGACGGCCGATACATCTCCACCGACCGTATCGAAGACACCAGCGTGAATGAGATCGTTCGGCGGATGGTTGGCCGCGACATCACCGACCTCTTCCCCAAGCAGGAGGCCGCTGTCGGTGAGACCATCCTCGAGGTGGCCGGGCTCAGCTCTGCCGGCGTCTTCCACGACATCACCTTCTCGGTGCGCAGCGGCGAGATCGTGGGCCTGGCCGGGCTGGTGGGCGCGGGCCGCAGCGAGGTCGCCCGCGCGATCTTCGGTGTGGACACGTACGATTCCGGCTCCGTGACCATGGCGGGCCGGCGGGTGCCACGGCGGAACCCCGTCGCCGCGATGAACCTGGGTCTCGCCCTGGTGCCGGAGGACCGGCGCAAGCAGGGCCTGGTGATCGACTCCAGCGTGGCCCGCAACACCACGATGTCGATCCAACGCACTCTCACCACTGCGGGCCTGCTGCGGTCCTCCGCCGAGAACGCGGCAGCACGCATCTGGGCCAGCCGCCTCGAGGTGAAGACCAATGCCCTCGACACCGTCGCCGGCACTCTCAGCGGCGGGAATCAGCAGAAGGTCGTGCTGGCCAAATGGCTGGCCACGAACCCTCGGGTGCTGATCATCGACGAGCCCACCCGCGGCATCGACGTCGGCACCAAGGCCGAGGTGCACCGTCTGCTGAGCGAATTGGCCGGCCGGGGCATGGCGATCCTGATGATCTCGTCAGAGCTGCCGGAGGTCCTCGGCATGGCCGATCGGGTTCTGGTCATGTGCGAGGGACGCATCACCGCCGACATCGACCGGGCCGACGCCAGCAGCGAAACCGTCATGTACGCCGCAACCCACGCAACGGAGCACGCCAAGTGA
- a CDS encoding LacI family DNA-binding transcriptional regulator — MTSISVRDVAAEAGVSVGTVSNVLNRPDKVSAGTVSRVHAAIELLGFVRNDAARQLRAGRSRSIGLVVLDVGNPFFTDLARGAEDRAAQAGLTVLLGNSDETAARESAYLDLFEEQRVHGVLISPLGDSGEQLSRLRRRGTPTVLVDRQTEDRSFSSVAVDDVAGGHLAARHLIEVGRSRLAFVGGPRGIRQVSDRLDGARAAVAENAGVSLETVETGSLTVLEGRRVGQALLARRPEDRPDAIFAANDLLALGLLQALNMSGDIRVPDEIALIGYDDIAFASAAVVPLSSIRQPSALIGFTAVDLLLREAEAGDSFVPEQIVFQPELVVRASTAG; from the coding sequence GTGACATCAATCAGCGTGCGCGATGTGGCCGCGGAGGCCGGCGTCTCCGTGGGGACCGTGTCCAATGTGCTCAACCGGCCGGACAAGGTCTCTGCCGGAACAGTCTCCCGGGTTCACGCCGCCATCGAGCTGCTCGGATTCGTGCGCAACGACGCGGCCCGCCAACTCAGGGCAGGCCGCAGCCGCAGCATCGGCCTCGTCGTCCTCGATGTGGGCAACCCGTTCTTCACCGACCTCGCCCGGGGTGCGGAGGACCGTGCCGCGCAGGCTGGGTTGACCGTGCTGCTCGGCAACAGTGACGAGACGGCCGCGCGCGAGAGCGCCTACCTGGACCTGTTCGAGGAGCAGAGGGTGCATGGTGTGCTCATTTCGCCGCTCGGTGACAGCGGTGAGCAGCTCAGCCGGCTGCGGCGCCGAGGCACGCCCACCGTGCTGGTGGACCGCCAGACCGAGGACCGCAGCTTCTCGTCGGTGGCCGTGGACGATGTGGCCGGGGGTCACCTCGCCGCACGTCACCTCATCGAAGTGGGGCGTTCCCGCCTCGCCTTCGTCGGCGGGCCCCGCGGCATCCGTCAGGTCAGCGATCGACTGGACGGCGCCCGCGCTGCCGTGGCCGAGAACGCCGGGGTGTCCCTGGAAACCGTCGAGACGGGATCGCTCACGGTGCTGGAAGGCCGTCGAGTGGGACAGGCGCTGCTGGCGCGCCGGCCGGAGGACCGGCCGGACGCGATCTTCGCGGCCAATGATCTCCTGGCACTGGGCCTGCTGCAGGCCCTGAACATGTCCGGCGACATCCGCGTGCCCGACGAAATCGCCCTCATCGGGTACGACGATATCGCGTTCGCCTCGGCGGCCGTGGTGCCGCTCTCGTCGATCCGCCAGCCCAGCGCCCTGATCGGTTTCACGGCCGTGGACCTGCTCCTGCGTGAGGCCGAGGCCGGCGACTCGTTCGTGCCCGAGCAGATCGTCTTCCAGCCCGAGCTTGTCGTGCGGGCGTCGACCGCGGGCTGA
- a CDS encoding MFS transporter, which produces MFRSLSVVNYRIWFAGALVSNVGTWMQRTAQDWIVLTQLTDYNATAVGIVMALQFGPQLVLMPWSGLIADRFDRRKLLMLTQTLMGMLALGLGIITVTGVVELWHVYLFALGLGVVAAIDAPARQTFVSELVPDDNLSNAVALNSASFNGARLIGPAVAGVLTVAVGAGWVFLINAVTFAFTVFAMTLLRTKQLRKQPRAPRERGQLMAGFRYVWHRPDIVAVLITVFLVGTFGFNFAIFTSTMATVEFGMGASEFGMLSSIMAVGSVAGALLSARRNRPRMRLVIGGAFFFGLSCTVAALMPTYLTFAISLAFVGLASLTLMTTANAYVQTTTEPAMRGRVMALYMAIFAGGTPLGAPLVGWVADQYGPRWSIGVAAVSGLLAAAVVLFWMIKYQRLRVRIRPRTSPRTARFHVRHRGDGHPLTSAIRVVSEKAAAAERDRDRETATREIAVIEATTPR; this is translated from the coding sequence ATGTTCCGCTCTCTGAGCGTCGTCAATTACAGGATCTGGTTCGCCGGTGCCCTGGTGTCCAATGTGGGCACCTGGATGCAGCGCACGGCCCAGGACTGGATCGTGCTGACCCAGCTCACCGATTACAACGCCACCGCAGTGGGCATCGTGATGGCCCTGCAATTCGGGCCGCAACTCGTGCTGATGCCGTGGTCGGGCCTCATCGCGGACAGGTTCGACCGGCGCAAGCTGCTGATGCTCACGCAGACCCTGATGGGCATGCTGGCCCTTGGCCTGGGCATCATCACCGTCACGGGCGTAGTCGAGCTGTGGCACGTCTACCTCTTCGCCCTTGGTCTGGGCGTGGTGGCCGCCATCGACGCCCCCGCCCGGCAGACCTTCGTCTCCGAGCTGGTTCCCGACGACAACCTCTCGAACGCCGTGGCGCTCAACTCGGCTTCGTTCAACGGCGCCCGGCTGATCGGCCCGGCCGTAGCCGGTGTGCTCACGGTGGCGGTCGGCGCCGGCTGGGTTTTCCTGATCAACGCCGTGACCTTCGCCTTCACGGTGTTCGCCATGACCCTCCTCCGCACCAAACAACTCCGCAAGCAACCGCGCGCGCCTCGCGAGCGGGGCCAACTGATGGCCGGCTTCCGCTACGTGTGGCACCGACCCGACATCGTCGCCGTGCTGATCACGGTGTTCCTGGTGGGCACCTTCGGGTTCAACTTCGCGATCTTCACCTCCACCATGGCCACCGTGGAGTTCGGCATGGGTGCCAGCGAGTTCGGCATGCTGAGCTCGATCATGGCGGTGGGCAGCGTGGCCGGTGCCCTGCTGTCCGCGCGGCGGAACCGCCCGCGGATGCGCCTGGTGATCGGCGGGGCGTTTTTCTTCGGCCTCTCCTGCACGGTCGCAGCGCTGATGCCCACCTACCTCACCTTCGCGATCTCGCTCGCGTTCGTGGGGCTCGCCTCGCTCACCCTGATGACCACGGCGAACGCCTATGTGCAGACCACCACCGAGCCCGCCATGCGCGGCCGGGTGATGGCGCTGTACATGGCGATCTTCGCCGGCGGCACGCCCCTCGGCGCCCCGCTGGTGGGCTGGGTGGCCGACCAGTACGGTCCGCGGTGGTCGATCGGCGTCGCCGCAGTGTCGGGGCTGCTCGCGGCCGCCGTCGTGCTGTTCTGGATGATCAAATATCAGCGCCTGCGCGTGCGCATCCGGCCGCGCACCTCACCCCGCACGGCACGGTTCCATGTGCGGCACCGGGGCGACGGGCATCCGCTCACCTCGGCCATCCGCGTCGTGTCGGAGAAGGCCGCAGCCGCGGAACGCGACCGTGATCGAGAGACCGCGACGCGGGAGATCGCCGTCATCGAGGCGACAACTCCGCGCTGA
- a CDS encoding MarR family winged helix-turn-helix transcriptional regulator, with protein MILLPPTHPAAAAHTKRRTVAELSHDFRLANGRLARRVRQEQAENELTGGQFSALGAVFRLGPMTLSALSDEERVTPPSMNRTVNALVQAGLVDRAGSAEDGRKVILTATPAGLALVKETRRRRDDWIAKRILRLTPEQRQVLAAATDIMKELTDS; from the coding sequence ATGATTCTCCTTCCTCCGACTCACCCTGCCGCGGCGGCGCACACCAAGCGCCGCACCGTCGCCGAACTGAGCCACGACTTCCGGCTGGCCAACGGCCGGCTTGCCCGGCGAGTGCGCCAGGAACAGGCCGAAAACGAACTCACCGGCGGCCAGTTCTCGGCCCTCGGCGCCGTCTTCCGGCTGGGGCCGATGACCCTCAGCGCGCTCAGCGACGAGGAACGGGTCACCCCGCCCTCGATGAATCGCACCGTGAATGCACTGGTGCAAGCGGGCCTGGTCGATCGGGCCGGCTCGGCCGAGGACGGCCGCAAGGTCATCCTCACCGCCACCCCGGCCGGGCTGGCCCTTGTGAAGGAGACTCGCCGACGCCGCGATGACTGGATCGCCAAGCGCATCCTGCGGCTCACCCCCGAGCAGCGCCAGGTTCTGGCCGCCGCCACCGACATCATGAAGGAGCTCACCGACAGTTGA
- a CDS encoding alpha/beta fold hydrolase, protein MPTFIDEYGVPIVYYAWPVDHPRGIVQLVHGVGEHALRYREVARALNLAGYTVYADDHRGHGQTGMRQHGGDADMLGRLGPGGLRAAVAAVHGFTAEIRRLARAEPGVPPLPLVLVGHSWGSFMAQMLVNQHPDDYQAVVLTGTAYRWPGYLDSGDLNRKHKHLGSTGAEWLSRDPAVAAAFVADPLTTSVPLARLFGLRDAARILGRPARGLPAGLPLLIQVGGDDPVGGERSAQKLAQVYQRRSGLTDVRVIVYPGARHEVFNETNRDEVLADLVSWLDAHLPEPAGSSATDD, encoded by the coding sequence GTGCCCACCTTCATTGACGAATACGGCGTCCCCATCGTGTACTACGCCTGGCCGGTCGACCATCCCCGCGGCATCGTGCAGCTCGTGCACGGGGTGGGTGAACATGCCCTGCGCTACCGCGAGGTGGCGCGCGCGCTGAACCTGGCCGGGTACACCGTTTACGCCGACGATCACCGCGGCCACGGGCAGACCGGGATGCGCCAGCACGGCGGCGACGCCGACATGCTCGGCCGGCTCGGCCCGGGCGGTCTGCGTGCGGCTGTTGCCGCCGTGCACGGCTTCACCGCCGAGATCCGCCGTCTCGCGCGGGCCGAGCCTGGAGTTCCGCCCTTGCCGCTGGTGCTGGTCGGGCACAGCTGGGGGTCGTTCATGGCCCAGATGCTCGTGAACCAGCATCCCGACGACTACCAGGCCGTCGTTCTCACCGGCACTGCCTACCGCTGGCCCGGCTATCTCGACAGCGGTGACCTCAACCGCAAGCACAAGCATCTGGGCTCGACCGGCGCCGAGTGGCTCAGCCGGGACCCGGCCGTGGCGGCGGCGTTCGTGGCCGATCCGCTCACGACGAGTGTGCCGTTGGCCAGGCTGTTCGGGCTGCGGGATGCCGCCCGCATCCTCGGCCGCCCGGCTCGCGGCCTCCCCGCCGGGCTGCCCCTGCTCATTCAGGTCGGCGGTGACGACCCGGTCGGCGGGGAGCGCAGCGCGCAGAAGCTTGCCCAGGTCTACCAGCGCCGGTCGGGGCTGACGGATGTGCGGGTGATCGTCTACCCCGGCGCCCGGCACGAGGTGTTCAACGAGACCAACCGCGACGAGGTGCTCGCCGACCTGGTGTCCTGGCTGGACGCACACCTCCCCGAGCCCGCCGGATCGAGCGCGACCGACGATTAG
- a CDS encoding biotin/lipoate A/B protein ligase family protein — protein MHGEYKVPGGKLVVVDLEVVDNVISGFRLAGDFFLEPDDALEDINDAVNGLSADSDAATIAAAVRAALPAGATLLGFSPESVAVAVRRSLAHASSWRDYDWQLIHTKAVPPVMQMALDEVLAVEVGEGRRQPTLRIWEWNEPAVVIGSFQSLKNEVDAVNAEKHGFTVVRRVSGGGAMFMEAGSVITYSIYVPTELVHGMTFADSYAFLDEWVITALKSLGIDAHYQPLNDITSPTGKIGGAAQKRLGSGAVLHHVTMSYDMDGEKMVQVLRIGREKLSDKGITSAAKRVDPLRSQTGLSRAEIIDRMKQTFTSLYGATPGDITDEEYAKAAGLVESKFSTAEWIGRVP, from the coding sequence ATGCATGGTGAATACAAGGTTCCTGGCGGCAAGCTCGTTGTGGTCGACCTCGAGGTCGTCGACAACGTCATCAGCGGTTTCCGGCTCGCCGGCGACTTCTTCCTCGAACCCGACGACGCTCTCGAGGACATCAACGACGCGGTGAACGGGCTCTCCGCCGACAGCGACGCGGCCACCATCGCCGCGGCAGTGCGGGCCGCGTTGCCGGCGGGCGCCACTCTTCTCGGCTTCTCACCCGAATCCGTGGCAGTGGCCGTGCGGCGCTCGCTGGCCCACGCCAGCAGCTGGCGCGACTACGACTGGCAGCTCATCCACACCAAGGCAGTGCCGCCGGTGATGCAGATGGCGCTCGACGAGGTTCTGGCCGTCGAGGTGGGCGAAGGACGGCGCCAGCCCACTCTGCGTATCTGGGAATGGAACGAGCCGGCCGTCGTGATCGGCAGCTTCCAGTCGCTGAAGAACGAGGTCGACGCTGTCAACGCCGAGAAGCACGGCTTCACCGTGGTGCGCCGGGTGAGCGGTGGCGGCGCCATGTTCATGGAAGCCGGCTCCGTGATCACCTACTCGATCTACGTGCCCACCGAGCTCGTGCACGGCATGACCTTCGCCGACTCCTACGCCTTCCTCGACGAGTGGGTCATCACGGCCCTCAAATCACTCGGCATTGATGCCCACTACCAGCCGCTCAACGACATCACGAGCCCCACAGGCAAGATCGGTGGCGCCGCGCAGAAGCGGCTCGGCAGCGGCGCCGTGCTGCACCACGTGACCATGAGCTACGACATGGACGGCGAGAAGATGGTGCAGGTGCTGCGCATCGGCCGGGAGAAGCTCAGCGACAAGGGCATCACCAGTGCCGCGAAGCGCGTCGATCCGTTGCGCAGCCAGACCGGCCTCAGCCGGGCCGAGATCATCGACCGCATGAAGCAGACGTTCACAAGCCTCTATGGGGCCACGCCGGGAGACATCACCGACGAGGAATATGCCAAGGCCGCCGGCCTCGTCGAGAGCAAGTTCAGCACCGCCGAGTGGATCGGGCGCGTTCCCTAG
- a CDS encoding GNAT family N-acetyltransferase: MTTDELTTDGSGARVEHEPEVSRYTLWQDGEPVGLADYRIEGEELRFTHTEVDPARRDHGLASILVEGALDDVRTRTDFTVVAECPFVAEWIDSHAEYQDLLSRGR; the protein is encoded by the coding sequence ATGACGACCGACGAATTGACGACAGACGGATCCGGCGCTCGGGTGGAGCACGAGCCCGAGGTCTCTCGCTACACCCTCTGGCAGGACGGCGAGCCCGTCGGCCTGGCCGACTACCGCATCGAGGGCGAGGAACTGCGCTTCACCCACACCGAGGTGGACCCGGCCCGGCGTGACCACGGCTTGGCGAGCATCCTGGTGGAGGGCGCCCTGGACGACGTGCGCACCCGCACCGACTTCACGGTGGTGGCCGAATGCCCGTTCGTCGCCGAATGGATCGACTCGCACGCTGAGTATCAGGACCTGCTGAGCCGCGGTCGGTAG
- a CDS encoding site-specific DNA-methyltransferase: MPNAWTQASPSRVIEADNLEVLPTLPDGAFTLIYLDPPFNTGRSQKRQATTSVRSTQASGAHAAGTITGFKGQRYERIKGDLLGYDDQFEDYWAFLEPRLIEAWRLLADDGTLYLHLDYREAHYAKVLLDALFGRECFLNELIWAYDYGAKSKNRWPTKHDTILVYVKNPKSYYFDSSTVDREPYMAPGLVTPEKVAKGKLPTDVWWHTIVSPTGKEKTGYPTQKPVGILRRMIQASSREGDWVLDFFAGSGTTGAVAAALGRRFLLIDQNPESLAVMHERLGGLPEVDFVDAERETRLGA, from the coding sequence ATGCCAAACGCATGGACTCAGGCCTCTCCCAGCAGGGTCATCGAGGCCGACAACCTCGAGGTGCTGCCGACGCTTCCCGACGGCGCGTTCACGCTCATCTACCTCGACCCGCCGTTCAACACCGGCCGGTCGCAGAAGCGGCAGGCCACCACGTCGGTGCGCAGCACTCAGGCCAGCGGCGCGCACGCGGCCGGCACGATCACGGGTTTCAAGGGCCAGCGGTACGAGCGCATCAAGGGTGACCTGCTCGGCTACGACGACCAGTTCGAGGATTACTGGGCGTTCCTCGAGCCCCGGCTGATCGAGGCCTGGCGGCTGCTCGCCGACGACGGCACGCTCTACCTGCACCTCGACTACCGCGAGGCGCACTACGCCAAGGTGCTGCTCGACGCCCTCTTCGGCCGGGAGTGCTTCCTCAACGAGCTCATCTGGGCCTACGACTACGGCGCCAAGTCGAAGAACCGCTGGCCCACCAAGCACGACACGATCCTGGTCTACGTGAAGAACCCCAAGAGCTACTACTTCGACTCCAGCACGGTCGACCGCGAGCCGTACATGGCCCCGGGCCTGGTGACGCCCGAGAAGGTGGCCAAGGGCAAGCTGCCCACGGATGTCTGGTGGCACACCATCGTCTCGCCCACGGGCAAGGAGAAGACCGGGTATCCCACGCAGAAGCCCGTGGGCATCCTGCGCCGCATGATCCAGGCGTCCAGCCGGGAGGGCGACTGGGTGCTGGACTTCTTTGCCGGCAGCGGCACCACGGGCGCCGTCGCCGCCGCGCTCGGCCGCCGCTTCCTCCTCATCGACCAGAACCCCGAGTCCCTTGCCGTGATGCACGAGCGGCTCGGCGGGCTACCCGAGGTCGATTTCGTCGACGCCGAGCGGGAGACAAGACTGGGAGCATGA
- a CDS encoding LLM class F420-dependent oxidoreductase, with translation MRLRIFTEPQQGASYDDILAVAQATETLGFDAFFRSDHYLAMGDHVSGLPGPTDAWTTLAGLARETERIRLGTLVSSVTYRPPGILAIQVAQVDQMSKGRVELGLGTGWFEQEHLAYGIPFPAKRFGMLEEQLEIVTGLWETPVGQTYSFAGEHYTLADSPALPKPSQARVPVIVGGGGAKRTPALAARFATEFNLPFPEFADIPGKFAGVRRACEAVGRDPRELVYSTALIAVAGADEAEFARRAAAVGREPGELREHGIAGTTSEIVDRLGALAEDGVECVYLQIMDLADLDHLDFIAREVVPQLG, from the coding sequence ATGAGACTCCGCATTTTCACCGAGCCCCAGCAGGGTGCCAGCTACGATGACATCCTCGCGGTCGCGCAGGCCACCGAGACGCTCGGCTTCGACGCCTTCTTCCGCTCCGACCACTACCTCGCGATGGGCGATCACGTCTCGGGGCTGCCGGGGCCGACGGATGCCTGGACCACGCTGGCGGGTCTCGCCCGCGAGACCGAGCGCATCCGGCTCGGCACCCTGGTGTCGTCGGTCACCTACCGGCCGCCGGGGATCCTGGCGATCCAGGTGGCCCAGGTGGACCAGATGTCGAAGGGCCGTGTGGAGCTGGGCCTGGGCACCGGCTGGTTCGAACAGGAACACCTGGCCTACGGGATCCCGTTCCCGGCGAAACGGTTCGGCATGCTCGAGGAGCAGCTCGAGATCGTGACCGGCCTCTGGGAGACCCCGGTGGGCCAGACCTACAGCTTCGCCGGCGAGCACTACACACTCGCCGACTCGCCCGCCCTGCCCAAGCCCAGCCAAGCCCGCGTGCCGGTGATCGTGGGCGGCGGCGGCGCCAAGCGCACCCCGGCGCTGGCCGCGCGCTTCGCCACCGAGTTCAACCTGCCGTTCCCAGAGTTCGCCGACATCCCGGGCAAGTTCGCCGGGGTGCGCCGCGCCTGCGAAGCGGTGGGCCGGGACCCCCGCGAGCTGGTGTACTCGACCGCGCTCATCGCGGTCGCCGGTGCGGACGAGGCCGAGTTCGCGCGCCGGGCCGCCGCCGTTGGCCGCGAGCCCGGGGAGCTGCGCGAGCACGGGATCGCCGGAACCACGAGCGAGATCGTCGATCGGCTCGGCGCGCTCGCCGAGGACGGCGTGGAGTGCGTCTATCTGCAGATCATGGATCTGGCCGACCTCGATCATCTGGACTTCATCGCGCGCGAGGTCGTGCCGCAGCTGGGCTGA
- a CDS encoding LacI family DNA-binding transcriptional regulator translates to MTLGTRSARPPAPTLEMVAAAAGVSRATVSRVVNGSPKVRPEVVESVQAAIEQLNYVPNRAARSLASHQTQSVALVVPEDMTKFFGDPYFAAVVQGITQRLDESDYTLNLLVASSDPRHKTMRYLRSGNVDGALVISHHTGDNFVANLESTMPVVFGGRPTNHSGADNYFVDVDNVAGAISGVQHLIDIGRHRVGTVTGPVDMPAGIDRLNGFRHALGQAGLPADAVEHGDFTAAGAAAATRRLLEHSPDIDALFVASDLMAVGSMAVLAELGRAVPRDIAVVAFDDSPAALSGPISLTTVSQPSKEMGFAMADLLLRLLAGDDAVPHHNIMPTRLVLRDSA, encoded by the coding sequence ATGACATTGGGAACCCGGAGTGCGCGGCCTCCCGCGCCAACCCTCGAGATGGTGGCCGCCGCCGCGGGCGTGTCCCGAGCCACGGTCAGCCGGGTCGTCAACGGCTCGCCGAAGGTGCGGCCCGAGGTCGTGGAGTCGGTGCAGGCGGCCATCGAGCAGCTCAACTACGTGCCCAACCGGGCCGCCCGATCGCTGGCCAGCCACCAGACGCAGTCCGTGGCCCTGGTCGTGCCCGAAGACATGACGAAGTTCTTCGGCGACCCCTACTTCGCCGCTGTCGTGCAGGGCATCACGCAGCGCCTCGACGAGAGCGACTACACGCTCAACCTGCTCGTCGCCTCGAGCGACCCCCGGCACAAGACCATGCGCTACCTGCGCTCGGGCAACGTCGACGGCGCCCTGGTCATCTCGCACCACACCGGGGACAATTTTGTGGCCAACCTCGAGTCCACCATGCCCGTCGTCTTCGGTGGTCGGCCCACCAATCACTCCGGAGCCGACAACTACTTCGTCGACGTCGACAACGTCGCGGGTGCGATCAGCGGCGTGCAGCACCTCATCGACATCGGCCGGCACCGGGTCGGCACCGTCACCGGCCCCGTCGACATGCCCGCCGGTATCGACCGCCTCAACGGGTTCCGCCACGCGCTGGGCCAGGCCGGGCTGCCGGCGGATGCCGTGGAGCACGGTGACTTCACGGCCGCCGGCGCCGCCGCCGCCACCCGCCGCCTGCTCGAGCACAGCCCCGACATCGACGCACTCTTCGTGGCCAGCGACCTGATGGCCGTGGGCTCCATGGCCGTGCTGGCCGAACTGGGCCGAGCCGTTCCGCGGGACATCGCGGTGGTGGCCTTCGACGACAGCCCGGCCGCGCTGTCCGGCCCGATCTCGCTCACCACGGTGAGCCAGCCGTCCAAGGAGATGGGCTTCGCCATGGCCGACCTGCTGCTGCGCCTGCTGGCCGGCGACGACGCCGTACCGCACCACAACATCATGCCGACCCGTCTGGTGCTGCGCGACTCAGCCTGA